Below is a window of Leptolyngbya sp. CCY15150 DNA.
CTTTTCCCCACGGGCAATGACAGCCACGCGCACGGTCTGTCCTGTTCCCTTCGGTAGGGCAACAGTGGTTCTCAACTGTTGGTCTGTATATTTTGGATCGATGCCAAGGCGGATGTGGGCCTCAGCCGACTCAGGAAATTTAGCTGTAGCGGTTTCCTGCAGCAGCTTCAGGGCTTCAACCGGCTCATAGGGGCGGTCTTCAACCTTGGCATACAGCTCTTTCAAGCGGCGGGATAACTTTTTCGTCATGGTGTATGTCTCCTTGGGGTACTGACGAGGATGCTCCTCTCCCCCAACTAGGGTTTAACAAAAAATCTGAGCGTATCTGTTCGTCTGCTAGGACTAATCTGCTAAGGTCACACCCATGTTACGGGCAGTTCCCTCAACAATTTTCATCGCGGCTTCAATATCGTTGGCGTTGAGGTCAGGCATTTTCACCTGAGCAATTTCCTGTAGCTGAGCCCGAGTGATGGTGCCAACTTTTTTGCTGTTAGGCTCGCCCGACCCTTTCTCAATGCCGATCGCCTTCTTAATCAACACAGAGGCAGGAGGCGTTTTGAGGATGAACGTAAAGCTCCGATCTTCATAGACGGAGATTTCTACGGGTACCACCAGACCCACTTGATCAGCGGTACGGGCATTATATTCTTTGCAGAACATCATGATGTTCACCCCATGCTGACCCAAGGCTGGCCCAATGGGAGGAGCAGGGTTCGCTTTGCCAGCCGAAATGGCTAGCTTGATTAGTGCAACAACTTTCTTTGCCATTGATCTATCAACTCTGTTTCTGAATTTGGTTGAATTCCAACTCGACGGGGGTATCTCGCCCAAAGATTGAAAGCAGCGCCTTCAGCTTACTGCGCTCAGGGCTAACATCAATCACCTCGCCTTCAAAGTCCTTAAATGGCCCAGACAAAACCATAATTTTGTCTCCAGCCACCATATCGACCTTTACCACAGGACGCTGTTCTTGAGCCTGCTTGAAAATCCGCTCAACTTCGGCGTGCCCCAAGGGCATGGGCTTCACGTGCCCACGCGATCGCCCTGTACGGGTTCGCTGTTCTGCCCCGACGAAGTTGATCACATTGGGAGTATTCTTGACGACCTGCCAAGTTTCATTGTCCATAACCATGCGCACTAACACATAGCCAGGAAAAACTTTCTCAGCAATTTCCTTAGGCTTACCAGCTTTCGTAGGCTTAAGGATAGGGGTTTGAGGAATCTCAATCTGGAAGATGCGGTTCGCCACATCAAGCATGCCCAATCGCTGCTCAAGGTTAAGCTTGACACGCTTTTCACAGCCAGATGCAACTTGCACAGCATACCAACGAGCAGAGCGACGAATGTCTTTCGCCTCTCCCTGCTCAGGGTCTGATTCATTCAAGTTTGATTCGTCTGAACCGAACTGATCATCTTGCAATTCGGATTCGTCTGGCGTGAATGTCATTTAGAATACCTGCTTTGCCGCCCAACTAAACAACTTATCTATAAAGTAGATGATTGTGGCTGAGAGGCTGACCATTAGAATGACAGCAATGGATTCACTGATGAGCTGTTGGCGACTTGGCCAAACGACTTTATCAAGCTCCTCTTTCGTGCCCTTCAAAAATTCAGATGCATTGAACTGTGAAGTTGCTTCTTCTGCTGCCGCTGGAGTTGCCTTGCCTTTTTCAGCCATCCCGTCACCTACGCTATACGTGCCCTTGTTGATGCCTAGCTTGCGATCATCGCCGATTCTCTAGCCACTACCCCAACCATGGATCCCACCAACCGATGCTCGGATGACAGCTAGGGTAAGGGCTGTGCTGACATCGTGCCCTGGGAGCGAACTCTTACTGCACGTCATCAAAGAACCATAGGCCATAAAAAATGGAGCGCGCCCTGGAGGACTCGAACCCCCGACATCAGGTTTTGGAGACCTGCGTTCTACCAACTGAACTAAGAGCGCACGAGCTGAGGCTAACTCAGCGTACCACTATAGAGTTTAACAGTTTCCTTGCGTTTCCTTCACGCAGCTCGAAAAACCTATAGCGACAAGCACTACAGTGCCCGATCGAACCGTTGCTTGAGGCGAGTAGCCTTACCAACGCGATCGCGCAAGTAGTATAGCTTAGCACGACGGGCCTTGCCTCGGCGAATCACTTTGATGGTGTCCACTCGGGGAGAGTGAAGCATAAAGACTCGCTCTACGCCGACACCTTGGAAGACACGGCGCACGGTAATGGTTTCGTTAATGCCACCATTCCGCATAGCGATGATCGTTCCTTCGTAGGGCTGAACCCGCTCTTTTCCACCTTCACTAATACGAACACCGACACGAATCGTGTCGCCGACATAAAGCACAGGCAGATCCGATTTGATATGTACCGCTTCAACAGAGCGGATGATCTCTTGAGTGTTCATAGTTTAGCGAAACTCACAATTCTTTACTATACGTGAGGGGGTGGGGCCATGTCTAGCATTTTTATAAAAACCCAGCAATTCTCAGGTTGAACATCTTGTCCGAGCTTGCTGATAACAGTGTTTGCTGAGAACAGTACCTATAGGGTCAGCGCTCCCCCGTTGAGACCTGGCTTGATCGCTCCTGTGACGACTACTCCTATGACGACTAAAGTCTGGGCGCAGGAACGATATCACGATACCACCGCATCCCGTTGGAGATTCACGTTTGTTTAACCGGATTGGGAGAGATGCCATCACCCAAAGCGCGATCGCCCCTATAAAGAAGCGATCGCGCTCTGCTTGAACTGCGGCTAACCTGGGAACCTGTTACACCTTGGCCAATCGGAAGGCGGCACCTAGCCCAGCTCCCATTTCTTCTGGGGTGATTTTGCCATCATGGTTGAGATCGAGGGCATCAAACACGGCATCGCTGCCCATCCATTCTTCCCGAGTGATGAAGCCGTCTCCATCGAGGTCGTAGGCACGAAACACGTCTTCTGCTGCATGGCTGACGATGTCGCTCCCATCAATCCGAGAGAGGCGCTCAGCCAGGAGTTCTTCTAGGGCAACGAGGGCCTTAGAAAAGCCTTGAATACCTTCATCTAGCTTGTCAGAAGCCATGCGGTCAGTGCTATGCATGGACTCGAAGGTAGCTTTGTCGATCTGAATGGCTTCAAGATCAGATTGAGCCGCCTGTTTGGGATCGAGCTTCCGGGGTAGCTCCGCGATGGTGCTATCCAACTGTTCCAGCAGGCTTGGGGAAATGGTGAGTAGGTCGCAGCCGGCTAGTTCAGTAATTTCTCCTAGATTGCGGAAACTAGCGCCCATAATTTCGGTCTTGTGACCAAACTTTTTGTAGTAGTTATAGATTTGCGTCACCGAAAGCACGCCCGGATCCTCCGGAGCAGGGTAGGAATCTCGCCCTGTATCTTTTTTGTACCAGTCGAGAATACGTCCGACAAAGGGAGAAATTAGGGTAACCCCGGCCTCAGCGCAGGCGATCGCTTGGTGTAGCCCAAACATCAGGGTGAGGTTGCAGTGAATGCCTTCTTTCTCAAGCTGTTCAGCCGCTTTGATGCCTTCCCAGGTGGCGGCAATCTTGATCAAAATGCGATCGCTGGAGACCCCTGCCGCCTTATATTGGGCAATCAAATCATGGGCTTTGGCAATGGTCGCTTCGGTATCGTAGGAGAGCCGAGCATCGACTTCTGTGGACACTCGCCCCGGAATAATTTCGAGAATTTTCAGACCGAAGGCCACCGCAAGGCGATCGAACGCTAGGGTGACGATGTCTTTCTGGCTGGCATCAGCACCCGCATCTTGCTGGGCTTGGGCCAAGGTTATATCTACGATTTCTTGATATTCCGGCATTTGAGCCGCCGCTGTGATCAGCGAAGGGTTGGTCGTGGCGTCTTGGGGCTTCACCTTTTTAATGGCTTGAATATCACCGGTGTCGGCGACGACCACAGTCATCTCACGAAGTTGTTCAAGTAGGCTCTTAGTCATAGTTTGAAGGAAAGTACAGTAGAGGGCAGAAAGGTAGGACGGTGGGGTTCATCCTGCGCAGCACGAACCCCAAGCATGGCTATTGTTCAACCTTGAAGCCAGCGCTGGCTTGGTTGTAGTCTTCAACCTCAATGGTGACGGGCTTCACGTTCCAAATCTCGTCGCAGTATTGACGGATGGTGCGATCGGAGGAGAATTTACCCATGCGCGCAGCATTCACGATCGACATGCGCGTCCATGTTGCCTGATCCCGATAGATCTGGCTGACGTGCTTCTGGCTTTCCACATAGGATTGATAATCTGCCAGCAGCATGTATTCATCATGGTGGAGCAGGGAGTCCACAATGGGGCGGAAGAGATCCGGGTCGCCGGGCGAGAAGTCACCACAGGCGATCGCATCGATCACATCCCGCAGTTCTTGGTTGCCGTTGTAGTATTCCATCGGGTCATAGCCCCGTTGTTTCATACTCAACACTTCTTCTGCCGTTAAGCCAAACAGGAAGAAGTTCTCTTCACCCACTTCCTCGCGAATTTCGATGTTGGCACCGTCTAAGGTACCGATGGTGAGTGCGCCATTCATCGAGAATTTCATGTTGCCGGTGCCGGAAGCCTCCTTACCCGCCATGGAAATTTGCTCCGACAGATCTGCCGCCGGATAAATGCGCTGCCCCAGGGAGGCATTGAAGTTGGCCAAGAAGACCACCTTGATGCGACCGCGCACGTGGGGAGCCCGATTCACCACATCAGCCACCGCATTCACCAATTTGATGATCAGCTTAGCCATGTAGTAGCCCGGAGCTGCCTTGCCGCCAAAGATAAAGGTGCGGGGCACGATATCCAGCCCTGGATCGCGCCGTAGGCGGTTGTAGAGGGTGATGATATTCAACACGGCCAACAACTGGCGTTTGTATTCATGAATCCGCTTCACCTGCACATCAAACATGGAGTTGACATCGACATCAATGCCGTTGTGCTTCCAGATATAGGCCGCCAAATCTTTCTTATTCTGCTGCTTGATCTGCCGCCAGCGATCGCAAAATTCTGGATCATCCACAAACTCTTCCAGCTTGCGCATTTGGTCTAGGTGGGTGAGCCATCCTTTACCACCGAGCTTTTCGGTCAACAGCTCCGATAGGGCAGGATTACTCAGCAAAATCCAGCGGCGCGGCGTCACACCATTGGTTTTGTTGGTGAACTTCTCGGGCCAGAGTTCATAGAAGTCCTTCAGCACACTTTGCTTCAGCAACTCGGTGTGGAGGGCAGCGACCCCGTTGATAGCATGACTGCCGACACAGGCCAAGGATGCCATGCGCACCGACTTCTCAGGCTGCTCTTGGATAATCGACAGGCGGGAAATACGTCCCTCATCTTTGGGATACCAGGTTTTCACATCTTCCATGAAGCGGAAGTTGATTTCGTAAATGATTTCCAACAGACGCGGCAACACCCGTTCCAACAGGCTGACAGGCCAACGCTCTAGCGCTTCCGGCATCAGGGTGTGGTTGGTAAAGGCAAAGGTGTTTTGGGTAATGTGCCATGCATGGTTCCATTCCAGTTCATACTCATCCAGCAGCAAACGCATGAGTTCAGCAATACCAATGGTGGGATGGGTATCGTTGAGCTGGATGGCGAAGTATTCATGGAAGTCATCCAAGGTAGGATGCACCATCAAATGACGGCGAATCATATCTTGCAGCGATGCCGACACGAAGAAATACTGCTGTTCTAGCCGCAGTTCGCGTCCTTGAGGCGTATTGTCGTTGGGATACAACACCTTGGAGATGGTCTCAGAGCTCATCTTCTCCGCCACCGCGTTGTCATATTGCCCAGAGTTAAAAGCGTCGAAGTCAAATTCGTCGCTGGCCTCTGCCTTCCAAAGCCGGAGGGTGTTGACGGTGTTGGTGTTGTAGCCAGGGACAGGGGTGTCGTAGGGGATGGCGATCACGGTGCGTCCTGGAATCCAGCAAACGCGATAGTGGCCGCGATCGTCGGTGTAGGGCTCGGTGTAGCC
It encodes the following:
- a CDS encoding glycogen/starch/alpha-glucan phosphorylase, which gives rise to MTTYDAINSQNQSFECPTVQVEDDRTGLSIETLKRAFADHLFYLQGKNAATATDNDFYTALAYTVRDRLLYRWLKTQERYTDEKVKMVAYLSAEFLMGRHLGNSLINLEIYDQVKQAVAETGLDMDKLLEQEEDPGLGNGGLGRLAACFLDSLATLEMPAIGYGIRYEFGIFHQIIRNGFQLEIPDNWLKLGNPWEIARPEAKVEIKLGGYTEPYTDDRGHYRVCWIPGRTVIAIPYDTPVPGYNTNTVNTLRLWKAEASDEFDFDAFNSGQYDNAVAEKMSSETISKVLYPNDNTPQGRELRLEQQYFFVSASLQDMIRRHLMVHPTLDDFHEYFAIQLNDTHPTIGIAELMRLLLDEYELEWNHAWHITQNTFAFTNHTLMPEALERWPVSLLERVLPRLLEIIYEINFRFMEDVKTWYPKDEGRISRLSIIQEQPEKSVRMASLACVGSHAINGVAALHTELLKQSVLKDFYELWPEKFTNKTNGVTPRRWILLSNPALSELLTEKLGGKGWLTHLDQMRKLEEFVDDPEFCDRWRQIKQQNKKDLAAYIWKHNGIDVDVNSMFDVQVKRIHEYKRQLLAVLNIITLYNRLRRDPGLDIVPRTFIFGGKAAPGYYMAKLIIKLVNAVADVVNRAPHVRGRIKVVFLANFNASLGQRIYPAADLSEQISMAGKEASGTGNMKFSMNGALTIGTLDGANIEIREEVGEENFFLFGLTAEEVLSMKQRGYDPMEYYNGNQELRDVIDAIACGDFSPGDPDLFRPIVDSLLHHDEYMLLADYQSYVESQKHVSQIYRDQATWTRMSIVNAARMGKFSSDRTIRQYCDEIWNVKPVTIEVEDYNQASAGFKVEQ
- the rplK gene encoding 50S ribosomal protein L11, translated to MAKKVVALIKLAISAGKANPAPPIGPALGQHGVNIMMFCKEYNARTADQVGLVVPVEISVYEDRSFTFILKTPPASVLIKKAIGIEKGSGEPNSKKVGTITRAQLQEIAQVKMPDLNANDIEAAMKIVEGTARNMGVTLAD
- the nusG gene encoding transcription termination/antitermination protein NusG; translated protein: MTFTPDESELQDDQFGSDESNLNESDPEQGEAKDIRRSARWYAVQVASGCEKRVKLNLEQRLGMLDVANRIFQIEIPQTPILKPTKAGKPKEIAEKVFPGYVLVRMVMDNETWQVVKNTPNVINFVGAEQRTRTGRSRGHVKPMPLGHAEVERIFKQAQEQRPVVKVDMVAGDKIMVLSGPFKDFEGEVIDVSPERSKLKALLSIFGRDTPVELEFNQIQKQS
- the rplS gene encoding 50S ribosomal protein L19 — protein: MNTQEIIRSVEAVHIKSDLPVLYVGDTIRVGVRISEGGKERVQPYEGTIIAMRNGGINETITVRRVFQGVGVERVFMLHSPRVDTIKVIRRGKARRAKLYYLRDRVGKATRLKQRFDRAL
- a CDS encoding transaldolase — translated: MTKSLLEQLREMTVVVADTGDIQAIKKVKPQDATTNPSLITAAAQMPEYQEIVDITLAQAQQDAGADASQKDIVTLAFDRLAVAFGLKILEIIPGRVSTEVDARLSYDTEATIAKAHDLIAQYKAAGVSSDRILIKIAATWEGIKAAEQLEKEGIHCNLTLMFGLHQAIACAEAGVTLISPFVGRILDWYKKDTGRDSYPAPEDPGVLSVTQIYNYYKKFGHKTEIMGASFRNLGEITELAGCDLLTISPSLLEQLDSTIAELPRKLDPKQAAQSDLEAIQIDKATFESMHSTDRMASDKLDEGIQGFSKALVALEELLAERLSRIDGSDIVSHAAEDVFRAYDLDGDGFITREEWMGSDAVFDALDLNHDGKITPEEMGAGLGAAFRLAKV
- the secE gene encoding preprotein translocase subunit SecE translates to MAEKGKATPAAAEEATSQFNASEFLKGTKEELDKVVWPSRQQLISESIAVILMVSLSATIIYFIDKLFSWAAKQVF